The Rufibacter sp. DG15C region ATCGCTTATTTTATAGCCACGTTTATCTTTTACTGGTGGCATAGATGGAGGCATAGGGTAGACTTTTTGTGGACGCATTTTCACCAGATTCACCACAGTCCCCAGCGCATAAAAGTAATCACCTCTTTCTATAAGCACCCGCTGGAGATGACGGTGAACTCCATTATTGGCAGTTTGCTAGTCTTTACCTTTCTGGGGCTAAGCGTTGAAGCCGGGGCCATTTACACCTTGTGCACCGCTTTGGGCGAATTTTTTTACCATACCAACGTCAAGACGCCGCAGTGGATTGGGTATATGTTTCAGCGGCCAGAGATGCACAGAATTCACCATGAGTATAACAAGCATACCAATAATTATGGCGACATAGTTTGGTGGGACATGCTTTTTGGGACATATGAAAACCCGAAGGAGTTTAAGACCTCTTGTGGATTTGACAATGACAAAGAGCAAAAGCTTCTTGAGATGCTAAAGTTTAAAGACGTCCATAAAGACTAGCTAAACTAAAGTACCGAGAATCCTGATAGACGATTTAAAACGAAAAAGGCACCTGCAGTAATGCAGGTGCCTTTTTTCGTTTTTGGCCTGTTTTCTGGGAAATAGCCCCAAAACGGGTCTTAGTTGTAGTTCAGGTTTAAGATAATCTCCAGGCTGGCGTGCGCAGGGCCGCAGATATCCATCAAGTTTTTCTTTTTGTTGCCAGACAAGGAGCCTTTTCCTAAAATGTAAGCATCTGCTTCTTCAATGGCCGTGCTAATGTATTGCAGGGCCTGTTTGGTGGCCAACTGCACATGCGCCGAGTTGTTGGTGAATTGTAGGTGTTCAATATGTCTTAGTACTTCCTCACATTGGAATCTAACTGCTAGCACCGCCGTGGGGCTATTCTTGGCTTTGCAATTAAGATGATTCATCAATTCCTGTAAGGAAGTGAAAATGTCATGGTTCATGATTTCCTGATTCTGCATTATGATGATGAGCGGCAATTGTTTTTGGTATGCTGGTAGTTGAGCGTCTTTACTTATTTTCTGCTAGAACTTGCGTCTGTGGCGGAAGGTAGGTGAGGAGAATATCAACAGTGATGTCATTGCCTGCCTGCATGGCACCTCCCATAAAACTAGGTGCTTTGATGAGGTAATCTGAAAACCGCAAGGCTTTAGTGCCGGTAATGGTAAAGCTTCGGTCTGAGTTGAGCACGGCAAGCATAGGTAATGTTATAGTATGGGTAACGCCTTTAAGCGTCAAAGACCCGGTGGCGTGGATTACCTGTTGGTTCGCTTGAATGGGTAATACAACAGCGCTTTCTAATTGAAAGGAAATGACAGGGTATTTGCTTGCCTTTAAAGCCTTGTGGGCTTTATGGTCCATGATCTTCAGTCCGCCTTGCAAGGAGTTGGCTTTCAGGGTGAATTGTAGCTGGCTAATAGCTTTCATCTGATTTTTCTCATCCAGAGTGAAGACGCCTTGGCTTTCTGCTTCTGTAGAGGTGACGGTCCAGGTTTGCAGATCTGAGGTGCCACTCACTTTCACTGTGCCCGCCTTGCCTGCATGGGTGCTATACACGGTTTGAGCAGATAGGCTTTTAGGGAATGCTACCTCCAGCAAAATCATGCAAAAGAAAAATGTGAAAATGTTGCGGGAGGAGAACTTGGCTGCTTTCATAAGGCTGGGTAGAGGACTGTACAAAAGTACCGGCTATAGAAGTGGTTTCTCTTGATGATGGTTTCCAGCAAGATTGATGTGCATCAAGAAGTTGGGAGAACCAAAACAGATGTACCGCTTATGCAAGGTTAGATGGATGTAACCTGTTGTCTGTATTTCGTTTTTGGCCTGATTTCTCTAAAACAGACCGAAAACGGATTTACATAGAAGCAGTAAGGTCCTTCATCTTTAGGTGAAAGGAAATGGACAGGCTCTGGTGCGTATTGACCATGCCTTTTAATTTGGTGGGCGGCGTGAGGTTGAAATCTGCGAAAGTGACTTGACGTGAGCCCAGCAAATGGACAACGTTCTGGGCATCAACAGATAGCTGGTAACGGACTTCAACACGTTTGCGCGTACCCGCAAGCTCAATGTCTACCCAGCCAGTAATGTGTTCGGCTTTTTGACTTAATGCGGGGAGCCTGTTTAAAGATAGGAAGGTGATAGAAAGATGCGGGAATTGCTCTGCTTTTAGGGTTTTGCGTAAATCACGGGTCATTATTGGGTTGTGGCAGTCAAACTTTTTTAGGCTCAACTGCAACTTACCGGCAAGAACCACCTCCCCATTTGTATATGTCGCGACCAACGTGTCCAGCCTGCTGTATGAGTTAATGTCACAGGAAAACTTGGCGAGGTTGGTGCTCCCCTTAACGTGTAAGCTACTGCTGCCACTCACTGTCCAGCATTTACTTTGTCTGGGTTTGCCAGCAGGCATCCACGCTAAACTCACTACCAGAAGCAGAAAAAACAAGCTTTGCATTGGAATAGAGATAGGGTGCATGTTAAAGAAAGGAATATAGGCCGAGAAGGTAATTTCCCTTCTCGGCCTTGACTAAGACTGCATTGCTGTGCTTAGAAACCAACGGCGGCCTGCACTACAAAGCCTTTGAATCGGCCTCCGTCGCGGTAGTCTGCCGTCGGGAAGTCTTTGTATTCCTGGTTCACATATTCGCCTTTCAGCAAGATGTTTTTGGTCATAAACCAGCCTCCGCCAAACGCCATGCGGCTGATTTTTACATCATTGTTGTAGACAATGGCTTCAGTGGTAAGGGTGGCGGGCACGTTGGCCAAGGTAGCAGACACCGTATTGTAACGAGCGCCTACAAAGAGGTTTTCACTGCTCCCAAATCTATACACAGCGTCTACGGCGTACTGGCTTACATCGCGTATCTCGGTTTCATTCTTACTACGGCCTTGGGCAGACTCCAGTGTCCCGAACAGTTCCAAGCCTCTGGCCTTAATGAAACCGTTCACCTGCAACGCATCTACCTTCTTACTGAACCCAGGGTTAAACCGGCCTGAGAAAGCATTTGCTGAATAAGTCCCTCCCGGTTTTTCCATGACCATGAAGTAATTGGATCCCGTGCGGTCACCACCGTACAAGGTCTGTCCGCCAGAGCTGTTGTTGGTGTAAAATGAGGCCGAGGCTCTTACTCTAAACTCGGGTTTCACTTGTTTGTCTATGCCGGCTTTCAGGTAGAAAGAAGGTGACTTGTGCGTGTTGTCATCTACCGCGGTTGGGACCAGCTCGTCAATGTTGCCTTTGATCATGCCGTTAGACACGCCCACCATCCCAAACAGACCGTTCTTGCGCACCAAGACCTCACCGCCAATCTCAGTGGAGAAAGCATCTAAGATGTAGTTCTCGGCGAAGGGGTTGTAAAAGGTATGGCCTCCGTCTGAGCGTCTGAAATGCTGGTCTCCGTAGTTGATTTCCATGTGCCCCACTTTGATGGTGGTATACTCCATGATGTCTTCCCAGATATCGCCCTTGAAAGGTAATTTGTCAAACTGGATGTACCCGCCCTTCACCCACGTCTCATTGTGGTGGCGTGATGACAGGTAACTGGTCAAATTCAACCGGATGCCGTCTGCCAATTGCACATCCAGAAACAGGTTGGCGTTGGCGGTGTTCAGACCGGGGGTGATCTTGTAGAGGTTGCCTGCGTTGTTGCTGTGCTTCAAGGCCTGAAATGACTGCGTAAAACCGGCGCCCAGTTTCACTCGGATGCCTTCAAAGTCCACGCTGTCCTGCTTGGGGTCTTCAAATACGTTGATGCCGGCTTTGTCATAAGGCCTCAGGTTAGATACCGGCCCGAAAACCTGGGCTTGGGCGCTGAGCGAAGCAAAAGAACAGCCAGCTATAATAAGGGAAGCGAAGGCAGAAGTAAAGGTGCGTTTCATAATAGTGTGCGTTATGCTGTGATAGAGATGGGTATCTTTATTTATGGTAAGTCTGGGCGAAGCCGATGGTAAGGTCATTGCCCACTTTCATAGTGCCCGCCATGTAGCTAGGCGCCTCTATGTTGTAATCTGAGAGTTTGATCTTCTCTGTGCCGGTGCAGGTAATGCTGTTGTCTGCGTTCACCAGCACGTTCACGTTCATGGATATAACTTGACGATTTCCCGCAATGGTCAAATCGCCTAGCACCTTCACCAAGTATTTGTTTTTAGCCAACGTAGTCACGTCTGTAGATCGCAGGTTGTAGACTATTTTAGGATGTTGGCTGGCTTTCATGACCTTATAGGCCCGGGTGTCTAAGGAAGAATGCTTGCTTTTTAGCGTCTTGGCGTCTAGCGTCAACTGGAAGTTCTGGATGGAGG contains the following coding sequences:
- a CDS encoding YceI family protein, which translates into the protein MKAAKFSSRNIFTFFFCMILLEVAFPKSLSAQTVYSTHAGKAGTVKVSGTSDLQTWTVTSTEAESQGVFTLDEKNQMKAISQLQFTLKANSLQGGLKIMDHKAHKALKASKYPVISFQLESAVVLPIQANQQVIHATGSLTLKGVTHTITLPMLAVLNSDRSFTITGTKALRFSDYLIKAPSFMGGAMQAGNDITVDILLTYLPPQTQVLAENK
- a CDS encoding YceI family protein, yielding MTVTYTNSRISLLAFVYMLAMLVVLPWQTKAQSTYTLVPKAQVFMKVTGTSNVHGWEMASSTMQSKGDFKFDKNHVLTSIQNFQLTLDAKTLKSKHSSLDTRAYKVMKASQHPKIVYNLRSTDVTTLAKNKYLVKVLGDLTIAGNRQVISMNVNVLVNADNSITCTGTEKIKLSDYNIEAPSYMAGTMKVGNDLTIGFAQTYHK
- a CDS encoding sterol desaturase family protein, which gives rise to MLLIIFAVFVFCFILERMVPGWKLPEVPTWTIRVLAVNFVQLAVVTVAGLTWEKWFSQYSVFNISDHVNPYVGGAIAYFIATFIFYWWHRWRHRVDFLWTHFHQIHHSPQRIKVITSFYKHPLEMTVNSIIGSLLVFTFLGLSVEAGAIYTLCTALGEFFYHTNVKTPQWIGYMFQRPEMHRIHHEYNKHTNNYGDIVWWDMLFGTYENPKEFKTSCGFDNDKEQKLLEMLKFKDVHKD